The DNA sequence CGATTGGTGGGTATTAAGACAGTCGCAAATGAGGTGCCATTTCGAGGCATCGGGGTCAGTTTCAATTACGCTACGGATATGAAGGGCATAATCTGCTTCAGTACGAGTGTCCCCTACCAGTGGACAAATTACCTGACCACTGACGACATCAAAGCTAGCAATCAATGACTGGGTGCCGTGCCGGATATACTCAAATTCCCGTCGTTGAACTTTCCCAGGTCACAGGGGTAGGTCATGTGCTTTGCGCTCGTTCGCCTGAATTCCAGTCATTTCATCGGTACAAATCGTGCGTTCTCCTTGTTGTGACGCCTCCAACGCACTCAGATATACTTGAGCAATCTCTCTCACCTTGCGATCAAAGTCCTGATCCGGGGGGGGTTAACCAGTATTGACTCTGGTGTGGTTTGAGGTCGGCTTCTTGGAGTAGTCTTCCTACATGGCGTCGGGATATACTCTCGACAATACCAAGTTTTACCATCTCCGAAGCTAATTCTTGGGCTGTCCAATGACTGATGGGTCGGTCATAGTCCTCTGGCTTGTCACATGCGATCGCAAACAGTTGAATCACTTGCTCCATATCAAACTTGCCAGGCGCGCCACTGCGCTCAGCATCTTGCAAGCGTTCACCAATCGGCATCGCGCGCTCTGCCAACATCAACCAACGGTTACGCCAGTGACGTGCCATATCCCGACTAACGTCCAGTTCTCTGGCAACTTGTCGGTGGTTATGTCCGGAGTCTGCCAGCAAAATAATTCTGGCTCTGGTGGCAATTTGCTGCGGAGTACTGTGGCGATTGACTAACTGTTGTAGTTCTTGGCGTTCCTCTTCACTTAACTGTAAAACGGAAGGAATGTGTCTAGGCAAGGAATACAACCTCCATTTAGTTCAACTATAACAATGGTAGGCGTATTTATGCCCAAGTCTACTAGACCGATTTCTGTTTGGGATAGCGAGTATGGCTGCGCCCCGTTCGTGTTGAAGACGGCTGACATCAAAGCAGATATTCTTGTCCGGTTGCGTTCCAACCTGTGTTTGTGGGGCGCACCACCAGCATATTCTGGTCGAGGGCGACCCAGGAAGCATGGTGAGAAATTCAAACTCAATGAATCTTCTACATGGGGTGAAGTCACTCAAAGTATACAAGTCAACCATTCCCAGCTGGGACGAGTCCAGGTTAATCTATGGTCAAATTTACACTTTCGTAAAACTGCTACACGCCCTATGTCCCTCATCAGAGTTGAGCGTGTGGATGAACTGGGCAATTTACGGATATCAAAACCTTTATGGTTGGCTTGGTTGGGAGAACAAATGCCACCATTAGAAGAAGTTTGGCAACTCTACTTGCGTCGCTTTACTGTTGACCACTGGTATCGGTTTCTGAAGCAACGTCTACACTGGATGCTACCTAAGCTGAGTACCCCTAAGCAATGTGTTAGCGTAGCGTGCCCGAAGGGCATACGTTGGAGTGACCTGATGCCAATGATGACTTGGGAATTGTGGCTGGCGCGTGATATCGTGGCGGATAATCCTTTGCCTTGGCAAAAGTCATTAGACAACTTGACCCCTGGAAGGGTTGCCCAGGCTATGGGGAGCATTTTTGCGGTGATTGGTACTCCTGCCTGTTCCCCTCAACCTCGTGGAAAGTCTCCAGGCTGGAAGACCGGGCTACCACGCCAACGTAGAATTCGCTATCCTATAGTCAAAAAAACTACAACTAAGCCCCGCAAAGAACAACCAGAATCTGCTTAAAATTGTCGATTTTCATACCTGAAGCCTGTTTCTTTTTCACTCAGCGTAGCTGGGTCGTTTCTTGTTGTCTAGTCTAAACTCCAGTCAGTGTGGGAAGTGAGCAAATTAACAATATTATGTCCTGCCCTCAAGTTCCGTGGTCTGGGAAATTATCTGTTTTAGCTGCGGATAGTACTTATAGTCAACGTTCATTTTTAGTAGAACAAGCCCAGCACAAAAATTTAGTGCTCATTGCCAGAACCCGTAGCCATCGTGTCTTCTATCAGTCTCCTTCTATACAAGAAACCCCAAAAAAACGTGGTTGCCCAAAAAAGTACGGTGAACGTTTTAGTCTTGCAGATTCTTCCACTTGGCATGAACCGGTCAGCCAAATTGGTGGCAGTTAAGTAGCTTTATTTTAGTTGGTGTTATAATTACGATTATTTTTGAAGCTCTAGTTACTGGAGTGCTTAACAGATGGGAATATGCTAATATCATGCTGACGCTTCCATTCTTCGGTACTGGCTTGCTTCCATTGCTTCAGTGGATACTGATACCACCCATAATTATCTGGTTCGTTCAACGGCAACTTTCTAATGTCAGGTAAATTTTTGAATTTATTACTTAATCTCTAATCGAATAGGAGTAAAGAACTTAAAAAATCAGCTTGTATTAAGCTACCTTCGATATCTTCGATATTACAGTATAGTCTTCACCAAATTTACAAATTGCCTCACAATGCTGACGTAAGTCAGAAAATAGAATGTATTTAATTGAAATGTTTTGCTGTTGAATACAGGGTCTTTTGAGTTGCATAATTACTTCTTTCTCTCGTTTATTTGGAACAACTAAAAATAGTGTCTTTAAATTATTAGGGAAAGAAATTGCCAAGTCTGTCAGTCTTAAAATTCCTGAGTAAATAGAAGTACTCTTCTCAACCTCAAAACCACTAATAATTTGATTAGTACTTTTTTCTAACCATAGAACATCAATTAAATTGATTGTGTTCAAAGTATCTTTATCTATTTCCATTGCCGGAAGACAAGGAAGACAAAAGAAAGAGAACTTATTTTCTGCAAAAGATTTTGAGCGGTCGTTTGCTGCTGCTATCACAGCATATCCTAACGATTGACCTATTTTCAGGAGATGATATTGCATCTCAGTATGTAAATCTTCTTCTTCTCTTTCAAACGAAACTTCTGTATGACGTTTCGCCATTAGTTTTTCTACTTTGCTTCTCTGCGTTTCATCAATAACTTGTTTATGATTAATAATTAGCTTATTTGAGCCAATCTCAAATAGAAGCCCAGCGAAAGCACCCAGGTCACTGGAAAGAATATTTTTATATTGCTGATTTACTTGGATAATAATTTCTCGCATCCGCAAGTAACTATCCCAAGAACCTAATTTTTGCTTCTCGCTAAAGAGATAGTTAAAACCGTTGACTATACCAGTGTTGAAGGGAGGGATAATCGTTGGGTGTAAGAAATAAATTATACTAGCAACTGCTGGACCTAAACCCTTGATATTTTTACTAGAAAGTTTGATAATTTCCTTGATAATCTGGTCTTCTTTAGAAAATATTAAGCAACTTTCGAGAAATTGACCAAATGCTATTTTATTTGCTTCATTCTCGTAAATATCTGGAATTCTTAATTTTGGCTTCCAATAAAAGGGATGAGCAGCTCCTTCAAAAACTTGTTTTTGTTCGGTAATGCAGGTTAGGACAAACTCTAAAGAAGAACCTTTAAAATCATTGCCAAAATTAGCGTTTTTGATATCATGAACAACCTGTATAACTCCTCGTCTGATAGAGCGGAAAGCTTTCAGACGTTCTTCATTATTAATAAACCAGGTGTTATAAACCGATTCTAGATCGCTCTTGTAATTTTGAATAATACTTTGAAGGTCAATTGTCATCTGTAATAACATCCTTTGACAAGGGTACCAAATACTCTAAAATGTTACTTTTAATTCAGAGTAGGCTAAAATCAGTTTGGGATAATTTATGAGGGACGAGAGAACACAACCTTCTGTTTCTATCCACCAGAGAGAATCTTTGGATAAGTAAGTCGGCACGATAAAACCAATATATATTGAGTTTTGTAACAACTGTGAAATGACACATTTTTAGGCTATTTGCTGATTTTACATTTTGTTATGTAGGTTGATTTTTTAACGCCGACTTACTTAGTGTTCACCATTGTTATAACTCTACTGCTTTAAACATGGCTTCTGTTCTGGGAGTTGACTCTCTGGCTTAAGCATCCAAAGTAACATTAGAAAAAAATCCCAAATTATCAAATCTAAGCCAGCGGTACTCGGCGTAGAGTCATAGCATTAATTGATACGATAACAGTGGAAAGGCTCATAAACAAAGCTCCTACTGCCGGAGAAAGGAGAAAACCCAGGGGATAGGCAACTCCCGCAGCTAAAGGAATAGCTATAACGTTATACCCAGTAGCCCACAACAGGTTCTGTATCATTTTGGAGTACGTAGCCTTTCCTAATTTGAGCGCCCGCGCCACATCCACGGGATCATCCTCGATAAGTACCAAGTCAGCTGATTCAATGGCGACATTTGTTCCCGCACCAATGGCGATTCCCAAATCGGCTTCCAGCAGTGCTGGTGCATCATTGATGCCATCACCAACAAAGGCGGCAGGTGCTTTAGTTTTGAGCGATCGCACCAACTGCGCCTTCTCACTTGGCAAAATGCGAGCGTGATAACGGTCAAGGTGCAAATCTGCTGCAACAGTCTGAGCAACAGCTTCAGCATCCCCAGTAATCATCACTACTTGAATACCCTGCTGTTGTAGCTGACGGACTGCTTCACGGGCACTTTCTCGCACTCGGTCTGCTAGTGCAAATAAAGCGAGAACCCTTGTTTCGTCCATCAAAGCAATCACGCTCTCGCCCTTAGCTTCCGACTCCTCAAGACCACTTTGCACAGATAAAGGAAACTCAATGCCTAACTCTCCAATCCACTCCGGACGACCAACGCAATATGACTTTCCGCCCACTTTACCTTCCACTCCTTTACCAGCAATCGCCTTGAAGTCGGTTGCAGAAGAGAGCTGGACGTGTTCACGTTCAGCTTCTTCCACTATTGCTTGAGCTAATGGATGTTCGGAAAGACTTTCAAGGGCAGCAGCAATTGCCAAAGCCTCCTTTTTACTCAAACCTTCAACATAAACAGCTTGTACTCCGAACCGCCCCTCAGTTAAAGTACCTGTCTTGTCGAAAGCAATGGTTTTGATGTCTCTTGCCCGCTCAAAGGCTTCACGGTTGCGAACCAAGATTCCGTTTTTCGCTGACATTGCTGTAGCATTGACAATAACCAAAGGAATTGCCAGACCTAGAGCATGAGGACAGGCAATGACTAACACAGTAACTGCACGGTTGATGGCAAAAGTCAAGTCTTGCAGAGATAGCCAAATTACAAAAGTTAATGTTCCAACACCAATTGCAATCAAAGTCAGCCAGTAAGCAACCTGGTCAGCTAAGACTTGGTAACGGCTTCTAGAACTTTGGGCTTCTTGCACCAAACGCATAATTTGGCTAAGGGTTGTCTTCTCTCCCGTGCGCGTGACTTGAACCTTCAGTGCTCCTTCCCCATTAACCGCCCCAGCAACTACCTCGTCACCTTCTTGTTTGGACACTGGACGAGATTCCCCTGTGAGAAATGCTTCGTTGACGCTTGATGCTCCCTCAATCACTACTCCATCTATGGGGATTTGTTCACCAGGACGAATCAGGATGATTTCTTCCGCCTGAAGTTCGCTTACGGATACATTCTCCAGGCGCTCATCTACCAATCGATGAGCTACTGAAGGAACGAGTTGCGCTAGATGCTCAAGTGCTTGACTTGCTCCCTGCACTGAAGCCATTTCAATCCAGTGTCCCAACAACATTACATCTATTAAGGTTGCTAGTTCCCAGTAAAACGGCATCCCTGGTAAACCCAGCGTCACAGCCAAACTGTAGACGAAGGCTACAGTAATTGCCAACGCGACTAGAGTCATCATACCAATGCGGGAGCGCAGCTCGCGCCACGCTCCTTGGACGAACACCCAGCCACCATAGAAATAAAGCACTATAGACAGAATAGGACTGACCCAACTTGATCCAGGAAACTGAATTGCTTGGTAGTTGAACCACTCCTGAAAATGAGGGTCAAAGTAGAGGATGGGAAGAGTCAGCAGGAGGCTCACGAAAAAGCGTTGCTTGAACATCTCTGGGCTGTGCCCAGCATGTTTGTCATGCCCTTGATGTTCTCCGTGGCTTGAGGAGGTATGATGCTCGTGATCTTGGTGACTGCTATGCTGGTGTTCCATTGTCAAAAACCTCCTTCAAGCTAAGAAAACACCCTATTCTAAGAACAGCTAGAAAACTGTAGATTTGCTTTTATTCTACAAAGACATCAGGAGCATTAGACATAAGTCCCAGCAGCTTTACTGAGCCTAAAAATCTACTGCTTAAAGCTAAACCGACCGTCTACCTTTTTACCGCCAATATCCGCAGTAACTTTCACCTGATACTGACCAGCTGCGTTTCCAGGAAGTACAGCTGTATAGTGTTTGCCGCTGGCGTCATAAGAGAGAGGAATTGACTTTTGCTTCCCATCAGGTGACTGAACTTGAGCAGTCACTTTCGCATTGGGAATTGCTTCGTGATTGTCTCCTTTTTGCAAATAGAAATCTAAGTGAGTTCCATTAGCTTCCTTTTCAGGGACAAACTCCAAATGATAGGCTCCATTTTCGACAACTTGAGCATTTTTCCCATGTGAATCGCCATGATTTGATGACTGGTCTTTGGCTAAAATTAAAGTTGAGCCAGATAGACTTTTACTAATCTGGGCTGCTTGATTGCTGTTACTAAGACCTCCCAACAAAACTAGTCCTGTACTTGCTAAAATAAGAAAACCTAATTTCAGTGATTTCATTCGTTTTATCCTCATTTAGAATCATTACAAATTGAGCAAAAATCGGTAGGGTTACCCCGTTTTATGAAGTTTTTACACTTCTTATTATGCCTTGCTTCCTAAGAATATTTATGATTTTCTTCAATATATCAAATCCATAAATATTCTTATACAATTGACTCTTTTTTTGACCCTTGAGTTCCTTCAATATTTTGTATGTTTGTAGAAATTTTAGGAACTAAAAATCTACCAAATTGAGAATACAAAGCTGGCAAAACTAACAGTGTTAAAGCAGTGGAAGTAAACAATCCTCCTAACACTACTACCGCTAAAGGTTGTAAAATTTCTTTGCCTGCGCCAGAGCCAATTACTAAGGGAACCATACCAAGTGCTGATGCAAGAGCTGTTAATAGAATTGCCACTAAGCGTTCCATCGAACCCTCAACAATTACTTCTTTGAGCGGTATTCCTTCAGCTAGGCGATTGTTGTAGTTATCCACTAACAGTAAACCGTTGCGGGTGGCAACACCAAATAGGGTAATAAAACCAACCATCGAAGCGACAGATATTATCCCACTACTTATAGCAACAGAAATTACACCACCGATTAACGCTAGTGGCAAATTAATCATAATCATCAGCGTAGCAGGAATTGACTTGACAGCAAAGTAAATCAGCACGGCGATCGCAGCAAAAGCAGCTGCCCCCGAAATCAGGAGGGTTTGGGTTGCCTGCTCTTGTGCTTGAAACTGACCGCCATACTGGATGTAGTACCCCCCAGGTAGTTGTACTTGCTTGACGCGATCGCGCACATCTTTAATCACAGACCCCAAATCCCGTCCGGAAACATTGGCTGAGACTATAATCAGGCGGGAAACGTTTTCACGGTTAATGGTACTTGGTCCTGTGCCATAATCAACTTTGGCAACCTGGGAAAGGGGAATTTTCTGCCCGTTGGGTGTGTCCACCAATAAATTGCCAATCACATCCAAATTGTTACGGTAGCGCTCTTGCAACCACACGACAAGATTGAACGTTTGTTGTTTCTCTAACACTTGGGAAACAGCTTTACCGTTCAGCCCAGTCTCTATCGTTTCTGCCAGTTCCCCGACAGTTAATCCATAACGAGCAGCTGCATCGCGATCAAACTGAATTTGGATCTGCTTGACCGGAACTTGGGGTTCGAGTTGCAAATCCACAATGCCGGGAACACCACTCATAGCCGACTGTACCTGCTTGCCAATAGTGCGGAGTTGTTCGAGTTCGGGACCGTAGATTTTGACGGCGATGGCACTCCTAACTCCTGAGAGAATTTCATCCATGCGGTGTGAAATAAATCCACCAATATTCGTGGCGACACCAGGAAGTTTTTCAAACTCTTTGCGAAGTACTTCAATTGTTTTCTCCCGGTTTTTTGCTCCTTCTGAGCTAATTTGCACATCCAATTCCCCAAAGTTCACCCCTGCTACATCTGGATCTCCTTGGGCAAACCCAGAGCGAAACGCAATGGCATCGAAGCGCTTATCATTTTTGAGGGCATCCATAGTTGCTAAAGCTGCTTGGTCAGTTGCATTTAGAGATTCACCAGGTAAAAGAATTATTGCATTCACCAAGGAGCGGTCTTGGAATTCTGGCAGGAAGACTTTGCCTAACCCCGGCAGGATAATCATAGAAGCTACAAAGCCCGCGAGCGCAACCCCTAAAATCACCTTGGGACGACGAATTGAAAACTTCAACGCCGGACGATAAAATTGATGTACTTTACGCTCTAGCCAAGTTTCTGTACTGGGCAAGCGGCGATTTGCCAGTAGTAAGGCGCACAACGCTGGAGTCAGTGTCAATGCAACTAAGGTGGAGGCGAGAATCGATAGCAGATAAGCCATCCCCATTGGTGTGAAAATACGACCTTCTACTCCAGACAGGGCAAAAATAGGTGCAAAGACCACCGCAATAATCACTGTAGAAAATAAAACACTGACTCGCACCTCCACTGAACCATCAAACACCACTTGCAAGGGACTTTTAGGGTTGCCTGCTATTTGGTTTTCCCTCAATCGGCGGTAAACGTTTTCCATATCCACAATGGCATCATCCACCACAGAACCAATGGCAACGACCAGTCCTCCCAAAGTCATGGTGTTAATGCCCTGTCCAGTAAAGTTTAGAATAATCATCCCCAACAGTAACGATAAAGGTAGCGCACTGAGGCTAATAATGACCGTGCGCCAGTTCATCAAAAAGATAACAAGGATGACTGAAACGATAATCGTGCCATCGCGCAGGGCTTCTTCAACATTTTTGACGGAAGCTTCGATAAATAAATTTTGGTCAAACGTCTTAGTAAACTTGACATCCTTTGGTAGCCCTGGCTTAATCTCCTCCATTGCTGCTTCCACAGCTTTCACAACGGTGGGAGTATCTGCCGCAGGCTGCTTGCTAACAGTTAAAATCACCGCTCGCTTGCCCTGAAATAGCCCATCCCCACGCCGCAGTGCTGGACCAATTTTGACCTCTGCTACCTGTTCTAATAATACGGGTGTGCCTTTAGTTGCTTTTATCACCGAACGCTTCAGCTTGTCAATCGACTCGATACGCCCGATTCCTCGAATCAACGTTTCCTGGTCGGGAGTAATTAAAAACCCTCCTGGCACGTTAACGTTAGCATTCTGCACTGCTTTAGTAACTTCTAGCAGGGAAACATTGTACGCTTTCAGCTTGTCTGGATCAACCAAAACTTGATACTGACGCTCATCTCCACCGTAGATAAATACATTACTAACTCCTTGCACTGCCAGTAAGCGGTTTCTCACGTCCCAATTGACAATGCGCCACACTTCCATCATGTCAGTGCTTTCAGCAGAAAAGGCGTATTTGACAGCCCATCCCAAGGGCGAGTTAACAGGGAGAATTTCTGGCTGATCTACCCCCTGTGGCAGTTTTGCCCCTTGTAATCGCTCTGTCACCAGTTGACGGGCACGGTAAATGTCAGTGTCCCAGCTAAAGACGGCTTTAATAGCAGAAATCCCCACGGCAGAAGCAGAGCGTAAAGATTCTAGTCCGGGTGTACCATTAATAGCACTCTCAATTGGGCGAGTGACCAAAGACTCAATTTCTTCTGGTGCCAAACCAGAAGCTTCTGTCTGAATTTCCACCTGTGGTGGTGCAAAGGCAGGAAATACGTCTAAAGGCATTTGCGTTATGACGCGAAATCCCCACAGGCTAATTAATATAGAAGCGATAACGATTAGCCACCGTTGGGCAATCGACCACTTGACGATGGAATTGAGCATTTTTTAGACCCCTGGCTGGGATATCTGCTTTCCAATGCTACTCAGCCTGTTGGGATGAGTAGCAATGTTAAAGGTTCGGCACTGTACTTACTTTCTCAAATCAAGATGAAATCAGGATGAAATTTACTTTTTTGGTTAGCTCAGATCTTGCACCAAGAAAAATTGATGTTATTTTCACACTCAGTAATTTTTACAAATCAATTTTCCAAAACGGCTCCAACTGCCTTACCATTAGCTACAACTGGCATAGTTCTCTTTGGCAGCAAAATCCTACCAAATTTAGCATACAACGCAGGTAAAACGACTAGCGTTAACGCTGTAGAAGTAAACAACCCACCCAATACGACTATTGAAAGTGGCTGCAGAATTTCCTTTCCAGGACCACTTTCAACGACTAGGGGTGCTAATCCTAAAGCTGAAGTAAAAGCTGTCATCAAAATAGCGTTAAGACGTTCCATTGAACCTTTCATCAGAACTTCTTTAAAAGCCATCCCTTCAGCATATTTGGTGTTGTAATTATCCACCAGTAACAAACCATTACGGGTGGCGACTCCAAATAGAGTGACAAAACCAACCAAAGAAGCGATGGAAATAACGCTTCCAGTCAAAGCTACCGAAAATATTCCTCCGACTAATGCCAAAGGCAAATTAATCATAATCATGGCGGTAGAAGGAATGGATTTGACTGAAAGGTACATGATTACTGTAATGACGACAAAGGCTATGGCACTAAAAATTAAGATATTTTGAGTAGCTCGTTCTTGCGCCTCGAATTGACCAGCATACTGGATATAGTAGCCAGAGGGTATCTGTACTTGTTGCTTAACTTTGGTTTGAATTTCATTCACGATAGAGCGCAAATCTCTGCCGCTTGCATTAGCAGAAACCACAATCAAACGGGAAACATTTTCTCTGTTGATAGTGTTGGGACCAGTACCATTGTCAATTGCGGCAACTTGTGCTAGGGGAATTTTATTACCACCAGGAGTATCAACTAATAAATTGTTAATGGTATCCAGGTTTTGCCGTGCATCTGGTTTTAACCACACAACTAAATCGAAAGTTTGTTGATTTTCCAACACTTGAGACACTACTCGTCCATTGAGCGCAGTTTCAATAATTTCGGAAAGTTTTCCAACTGTCAAACCATATCGAGAAGCTGCTCCTCGATTGAACTTAATTTGTATCTGTTCTACTGGTACTTGAGGTTCAAGTTGCAAATCTACAATACCATTAACGGTTTTCATCACCTCATCTACCTGACTCCCAATAGTGCGGAGTTGTTCTAATTCTGAACCGAAAATTTTGACTGCGATCGCACTCCTGACTCCAGACAACACCTCATCCATCCGGTGAGAGATAAAACCACCAATATTCGGTGCTACCCCTGGTAACTTAGCAAATTCCTCTCGCAGCTTCTCAATAGTCGCCTCCCTGTCTTTCATTCCTGAGTCGCTTAACTCAATATCCAAGTGTCCCA is a window from the Brasilonema sennae CENA114 genome containing:
- a CDS encoding helix-turn-helix domain-containing protein, whose protein sequence is MPRHIPSVLQLSEEERQELQQLVNRHSTPQQIATRARIILLADSGHNHRQVARELDVSRDMARHWRNRWLMLAERAMPIGERLQDAERSGAPGKFDMEQVIQLFAIACDKPEDYDRPISHWTAQELASEMVKLGIVESISRRHVGRLLQEADLKPHQSQYWLTPPGSGL
- a CDS encoding transposase, producing MSCPQVPWSGKLSVLAADSTYSQRSFLVEQAQHKNLVLIARTRSHRVFYQSPSIQETPKKRGCPKKYGERFSLADSSTWHEPVSQIGGS
- a CDS encoding heavy metal translocating P-type ATPase codes for the protein MEHQHSSHQDHEHHTSSSHGEHQGHDKHAGHSPEMFKQRFFVSLLLTLPILYFDPHFQEWFNYQAIQFPGSSWVSPILSIVLYFYGGWVFVQGAWRELRSRIGMMTLVALAITVAFVYSLAVTLGLPGMPFYWELATLIDVMLLGHWIEMASVQGASQALEHLAQLVPSVAHRLVDERLENVSVSELQAEEIILIRPGEQIPIDGVVIEGASSVNEAFLTGESRPVSKQEGDEVVAGAVNGEGALKVQVTRTGEKTTLSQIMRLVQEAQSSRSRYQVLADQVAYWLTLIAIGVGTLTFVIWLSLQDLTFAINRAVTVLVIACPHALGLAIPLVIVNATAMSAKNGILVRNREAFERARDIKTIAFDKTGTLTEGRFGVQAVYVEGLSKKEALAIAAALESLSEHPLAQAIVEEAEREHVQLSSATDFKAIAGKGVEGKVGGKSYCVGRPEWIGELGIEFPLSVQSGLEESEAKGESVIALMDETRVLALFALADRVRESAREAVRQLQQQGIQVVMITGDAEAVAQTVAADLHLDRYHARILPSEKAQLVRSLKTKAPAAFVGDGINDAPALLEADLGIAIGAGTNVAIESADLVLIEDDPVDVARALKLGKATYSKMIQNLLWATGYNVIAIPLAAGVAYPLGFLLSPAVGALFMSLSTVIVSINAMTLRRVPLA
- a CDS encoding efflux RND transporter permease subunit; this encodes MLNSIVKWSIAQRWLIVIASILISLWGFRVITQMPLDVFPAFAPPQVEIQTEASGLAPEEIESLVTRPIESAINGTPGLESLRSASAVGISAIKAVFSWDTDIYRARQLVTERLQGAKLPQGVDQPEILPVNSPLGWAVKYAFSAESTDMMEVWRIVNWDVRNRLLAVQGVSNVFIYGGDERQYQVLVDPDKLKAYNVSLLEVTKAVQNANVNVPGGFLITPDQETLIRGIGRIESIDKLKRSVIKATKGTPVLLEQVAEVKIGPALRRGDGLFQGKRAVILTVSKQPAADTPTVVKAVEAAMEEIKPGLPKDVKFTKTFDQNLFIEASVKNVEEALRDGTIIVSVILVIFLMNWRTVIISLSALPLSLLLGMIILNFTGQGINTMTLGGLVVAIGSVVDDAIVDMENVYRRLRENQIAGNPKSPLQVVFDGSVEVRVSVLFSTVIIAVVFAPIFALSGVEGRIFTPMGMAYLLSILASTLVALTLTPALCALLLANRRLPSTETWLERKVHQFYRPALKFSIRRPKVILGVALAGFVASMIILPGLGKVFLPEFQDRSLVNAIILLPGESLNATDQAALATMDALKNDKRFDAIAFRSGFAQGDPDVAGVNFGELDVQISSEGAKNREKTIEVLRKEFEKLPGVATNIGGFISHRMDEILSGVRSAIAVKIYGPELEQLRTIGKQVQSAMSGVPGIVDLQLEPQVPVKQIQIQFDRDAAARYGLTVGELAETIETGLNGKAVSQVLEKQQTFNLVVWLQERYRNNLDVIGNLLVDTPNGQKIPLSQVAKVDYGTGPSTINRENVSRLIIVSANVSGRDLGSVIKDVRDRVKQVQLPGGYYIQYGGQFQAQEQATQTLLISGAAAFAAIAVLIYFAVKSIPATLMIMINLPLALIGGVISVAISSGIISVASMVGFITLFGVATRNGLLLVDNYNNRLAEGIPLKEVIVEGSMERLVAILLTALASALGMVPLVIGSGAGKEILQPLAVVVLGGLFTSTALTLLVLPALYSQFGRFLVPKISTNIQNIEGTQGSKKESIV